The sequence below is a genomic window from Setaria italica strain Yugu1 chromosome IV, Setaria_italica_v2.0, whole genome shotgun sequence.
CCCGTCCAGTATTACCTCGACGATGATTACGATGATGACATGGTATTAGACGGCTTCGCTGCTTTCACCCCACGCCTCAGGGCTGTTGATTGGCCGCCTACATTCAAACTagccatcaatgaaaagtacgATGGTTGCTCtgaccccaccatctggctcaagaccTACAACACTGTAGTGAGAGCTGCCAACAGCACCTACGATCAGATGGCTGCCTACTTTCCAGTGGTGATGGGTACTGCTCCGCTCCTGTGGCTCGAGAATCTTCCTCCCAATAGCATTGATagttggggtcagctcgctagagctttcacccagAATTACCAGGCCACCTACAGCTGACCTGGTAACAGAGAAAAACTCGGCCAAGTCCGCCAAAGGATAGGCAAAAATATTCGAGACTACGCCAACCGTTTCTTCAAAAATCGCAATAGGTTGGCTGGCATTAAAGATCGTGATATCATCTGGTACTTTCGCTCCGGCTTGATGAACCAGAAGTTGTTTGAGATTCTGTACGAGGCCACCCCAAAGACGTTGGGCAAATGATTGATGTTGTCAACACACAAGTTGGCATCGAGGAAGCAGCAAAGGTTCAATTCCAGAAACATTGCCAAGCCGATGACTACGACCAACCAATCCATCACGAACCCCGAGCACGCTCGGAGCCCCGACTCCGCAAAAGGGCCCCAGAGGTCTACGTTGCTGAGGGCGACCCGACCTTGCAAAGCACTTTTAACCAGGAAGAATTTGATGGAACCCTCAGTGGTCCGTGCCCTTTCCATAAGAACACACGTCATACTCTACGGGATTGCATAGTCCTGAAGAAAGAGCTCGGTGCCCCAGTGGAATACAAGTGACCACGCCGCAATGACTACTGTCGAGACAATAACAAGCGTGATTATCGTAGCCGTGACAACGACCATCGCCAAGACGACCATCACAACCGCAACAGCGGTGGCCGTGATGACCGCAATGGTCGCTATCGTGACAACCGCAAGAATCGCAACAACAGTAGGTGTGATGACCGCACTGACCAGAACAGAGAAGAGCACCCTGACCAGCCACACCAAGATGCCCAGTGGCCCATTGCCGACCAAAATGGGGACTTCCAGCAGCCTGAGTGCCAAGTCAACATCATTGTGGGCGGCCGAAACGCCTTTTGCAGTAACCGCCAATGGAAGCTTTGCAAACGAGAGGTGCATTTTATCTCTGTGCAGCCAGTCCAGTATCTGTGCTGTTTCGATCAgtccataaccttctccaggcaaGATCACTGGGTCCACATCCCAGATCTCGGGTCCTATCCACTGGTGGTTTGCCCGACCATAGATCGGGCCCTACTCCCTAAGGTGCTGATTGACGGTGGTAGCGGCCTAAACATCATCTTCACAGAGACCTTGAAGCGTATGGATTTCGATTTCAAGCGGCTCCAGCCCTGCGAAGAACTTTTCTATGGAATTGTACCTGGCAAAGGATCTTACCCCATTGACCGAGTTGTTTTGCCTGTCACTTTTGGCACTCAAGCCAACTACAGCACGGAGCATCTCACATTTGAGGTGGCCAATTTCAAGACTttctaccatgccatccttggtagGCCTATGTTGGCAAGATTCATGGCGATCTCGCACCATACTTACCTTGTCCTAAAGATGCCAGCCCCAAACAGAGTCCTCTCCGTCTATGGTGATGTGGAGACATTATACAAGTGCGACACCGAGGCAGTCCAGTTGGCTGAAGCACTTGAGTTATTAGCCAAGGCCGCCGCTATAATAGCTGAAGCCCAGAAGATGAGCAAGGACTAGCTTGTGATCCCTGAGAAGGAACCGATCTCCACGGCGCTGCAACCCGACCCCAgggtcaagaagatctgccttGGCCTTGAAGACCCAACCAAGATGGCCCTCATCGGGGCCGACCTCTTGGAGAAATAGGAACTCACGCTCACCAGCTTCCTCCGGGATAACTCGGACATATTTGCGTGGAAACCATCTGATATACCCGGTGTCCCCAGGGAGATgactgagcactccttggacttaaGCAAGACTGCATGACCGGTCAAACAAAAGCTTCATCGCTTCACCCAAGATCATGAGAAGTTCATTAGAGTAGGATTGAATAAACTCCTAGCTGCCGGATTCATCCATGAATGTAAACATCCTGACTGGTTAGCTAATCCAGTTcttgtaagaaagaaaaccaatgaatggagaatgtgcattgattacaccaacctgaacaagcactgccctaaggaccccatCCCTCTTCCGCGTATGGACCAAGTCGTAGACTCCACGGCGGGGAGCATCCTGCTCTActtccttgactgctactcgggctatcactgATCACCCTCAATCCAAccgaccaagacaagacggCGTTCATAACGTCCTTTGGCATCTACTGCTATAataccatgacctttgggttgaaaaaacgctggcgccacctaccagaaggcaatctagGGTTGCCTAGCAACACAACTGCACAGAAACATCAAGGCTTACATCAATGATGTTGTCATCAAGACAAAagatgaggaaagcttcatagccAACCTTGAGGAAACCTTCAACAGCCTTTGGGTCGAccgctggaaacttaaccctgGTAAATGTGTCTTTGGTGTCCCATCTGGCAAGCTCCTGGacttcatggtcagccaacgTGGCATCAAGGCCAACCCCGCCAAGGTGGAGGCAATCAGAAACATGATGAAACCATCCAACAAGAAGGATGTCATGAAACTCACTGGCATGATGGCGACCCTTAgccgcttcatcagcaaacttggagaaGAAGGTCTACCCTTCTTCGAGCCTCTCAAAAAGGCTGATAAATTTGTGTGGGATGACGAGGCTAGCAAGGCACTCGAAGAACTCAAGGCTTTCCTCACCAATGCTCCAGTCATGATGGCTCTGGCCAACCAAGAAACACTATATCTCTATATCTACGCAACAACGCATGGGGTCAGCACTGTGCTAGTTGTGGAGCGTTAAGAACCCGGCCATGCTTACGCGGTGCAGCGGCTAGTGTACTACGTCAGCGAAGTCCTCAACGACTCCAAGACTCGCTATACCTAGGTGCAGAAACTGCTCTACGCAGTGCTAATATCTTCAAGAAAGCTATGTCGCTACTTCCAGGTGCACAAGATCTGTGTGGTATCCTCGTTCCCCATtggtgaaatccttcacaatagggatgtcaatggccaagtcatcaagtggTCTGTGGAGCTCGACGAATTCGACCTCAAATTTTGCCCACGCCACGCAATCAAATCTCAAATCCTGGTTGACTTCGTGACAGAATAGACGGAAATCCAGAATCCACCTTCCCTGGAGAGGCTAGAACACTGGACCATGTACTTTTATGGTGCCCTCAACATCGAAGGAGCCGGCGTGGGGGTCCTCTTCATGTCCCCCAAAGGTGAGCAGCTCAAGTCCATGCTCCAGATCCATTGCAAGGCTACCAATAATGGCGCCGAGTATGAAGCTCTCATCCATGACTTTCGCATAGCTGTTTCCCTTGGAATCAAGCGTATACTAGCTTATGGTGATTCAAAGGTTGTCATCGAGCAAGTTAACAAGAATTGGGACTGCACTAAAGACTCCATGGATGCTTATTGTGCAAATATCCGCAAGCTCGAAGCCCATTTTGATGGCCTCGAGTTCCATCATGTTCCCAAGGACCATAATGTTGCTGCCGACGTCCTGTCCAAACTCGGCTCCAAGCGTGCGCAGGATCCGGCCGGTTTATTTGTTCAAAATCTCCAGAAACCTTCCATCAAAATCCTGAACCCGAACCAGGACAGCAATGCTAGCGCTCAGGCTTTGACCGACCTAAAATCCGCTgatgtcatgatgattgaggcggAAGAAGACTGGCGCACCCCGTTTATAGCCTTGATCACTGATTAAATGGCACGAGAGGACAAAGTAGATAATGAAAAATTAGCCCGACGCAGTGCGAACTATGTCGTCATTGGCAAGGAGCTCTATAGAAAAGCTGCGTCCACATGGATATTGATGAAATATGTTCAGCACAGCGAAGACGTTGAACTACTGCATGAAATCCACTCGGGAACATGTGGCAATCACGCCGCCTCGGGCACTTTGGTCGGTAAAGCCTTCCGCActggtttctactggccaacagcAGTTGCCGACGCAAGGAGCTCATCCAACGCTGCAAAGGGTGTCAATTTTTTTCCGAACAGCAGCACCTCTCGGCTCAGGccctgcgcaccatcccaccatcctagcccttcgcatgctgggggctggacatggtcggacccttcaaaactGCTCCAGGCGGCTATACACATATTTTCGTGGTGGTCGACAAATTCACAAAATGGATAGAGGTCAAGGTTGTCACTAGCATTGAGTCGGCTAAAGCAGCTGAATTTGTGGAAGAAATTATGCATCGCTTTGGAGTGCCCAACAAAATCATAACCGATCTTGGTGTGCAGTTCACAAGCGCTGAGTTCTGGAATTTTTGCCAAGACAACCTCATTGATGTTACTACTTCTCGGTATCGCACCCACGCTGCAACGGCCAAGTGGAGCGTGCAAacgggatggtcctccagtccctcaagtcatGCATCTTTGATGACGCATCCAAATATGCTACCAAGTGGCTGCGTGAGTTACCCCATGTCATGTGGGGCCTAAGAACACAGAAGAGTCGGGCTACCGGCTACACGCCTTTCTTTATGGTGTATGGCACGGAAGCCATCTTGCCATCTGACCTTTGGCGCCCCG
It includes:
- the LOC106804289 gene encoding uncharacterized protein LOC106804289, translated to MDFDFKRLQPCEELFYGIVPGKGSYPIDRVVLPVTFGTQANYSTEHLTFEVANFKTFYHAILGRPMLARFMAISHHTYLVLKMPAPNRVLSVYGDVETLYKCDTEAVQLAEALELLAKAAAIIAEAQKMSKD